A window of Ruania suaedae contains these coding sequences:
- a CDS encoding bifunctional 2-methylcitrate synthase/citrate synthase — translation MSDIHKGLAGVVVDTTAISKVNPETNSLLYRGYPVQDLAARCSFEEVAHLLLHGELPTADELAQAQRLERSLRPLDERTKVLIDSLPATAHPMDVVRTAVSQLGTFDGTLAGPDGLTDRRLEEGRAMYLFAQLPAIVAYDQRRRRGEELVEPREELSYAANFLWMTFGTEPEAVLERAFNVSMILYAEHSFNASTFTARVIASTLADMYSAVTGAIGALKGPLHGGANEAVMAVLAEIGTADRAEAWLEEALGQKRKVMGFGHRVYKHGDSRVPTMKAVLDELVEHYDRRDLGALYEALESAMTERKNILPNLDYPAGPAYHLMGFDTEIFTPLFVASRVTGWAAHIMEQREANALIRPLGEYVGPDQREVPGA, via the coding sequence ATGAGCGACATCCACAAGGGTCTGGCCGGAGTGGTGGTCGACACCACCGCGATCTCCAAGGTCAATCCCGAGACTAACTCACTGCTCTACCGGGGCTACCCGGTGCAGGATCTTGCCGCGCGCTGCTCCTTCGAGGAGGTGGCGCACCTACTCCTTCACGGCGAGCTGCCGACGGCGGACGAGCTCGCCCAGGCGCAGCGCCTGGAGCGGTCGCTGCGGCCGCTGGACGAGCGCACCAAGGTGCTGATCGACTCCCTGCCCGCTACGGCGCACCCGATGGACGTGGTGCGCACTGCCGTCAGTCAGCTGGGCACGTTCGACGGCACCCTGGCCGGGCCGGACGGCCTCACCGACCGCCGGCTGGAGGAGGGCCGGGCGATGTACCTGTTCGCCCAGCTGCCCGCGATCGTCGCCTACGACCAGCGGCGCCGCCGCGGCGAGGAGCTCGTCGAACCGCGCGAGGAGCTGAGCTACGCCGCGAACTTCCTGTGGATGACATTCGGGACCGAGCCCGAGGCGGTGCTCGAGCGCGCCTTCAACGTCTCGATGATCCTCTACGCCGAGCACTCCTTCAACGCCTCCACCTTCACCGCCCGGGTGATCGCCTCCACGCTCGCGGACATGTACTCGGCGGTGACCGGGGCGATCGGTGCGCTGAAAGGGCCCCTGCACGGAGGTGCGAACGAGGCCGTGATGGCCGTCCTGGCGGAGATCGGGACCGCCGACCGCGCCGAGGCATGGCTGGAGGAGGCCCTCGGCCAGAAGCGCAAGGTCATGGGCTTCGGCCACCGGGTCTACAAGCACGGCGACTCCCGCGTGCCGACGATGAAGGCGGTGCTGGACGAGCTGGTCGAGCACTACGACCGCCGCGACCTCGGGGCGTTGTACGAGGCGCTCGAGTCCGCCATGACCGAGCGCAAGAACATCCTGCCCAACCTCGACTACCCGGCCGGGCCCGCCTACCACCTGATGGGGTTCGACACCGAGATCTTCACACCGCTGTTCGTCGCCTCCCGGGTGACGGGCTGGGCCGCGCACATCATGGAGCAGCGGGAGGCCAATGCGCTGATCCGGCCGCTGGGCGAGTACGTGGGCCCGGACCAGCGGGAGGTGCCGGGGGCCTGA
- a CDS encoding 3-deoxy-7-phosphoheptulonate synthase, with the protein MTASATTAERTHDLRVLRMDPLPTPGEVLAALPLPDASAALVARTRAETAQVLRGEDDRLLVVVGPCSVHDPAAAIEYAHRLAGAAQRHAEDLLIVMRVYFEKPRTTTGWKGLINDPGLDGSYDIPRGLRLARQVLLDVLAAGVPAGCEFLETTSPQYISDTVSYGAIGARTVESQVHRQLASGLSMPVGFKNSSDGDLQVAVDASVAAASPQAFLGVDAQGRAALVETAGNPESHVILRGGRRGPNYGAEHVRDAAGRLGRVGRSGVVVDASHGNSGKDHVRQAQVATEIAGAVAAGERDVAGVMLESFLVEGRQEPAPSGLTYGQSVTDACMSWEVTEGVLAELAAAARARRAGSISG; encoded by the coding sequence ATGACCGCTTCCGCCACCACCGCCGAACGCACCCACGACCTCCGGGTGCTGCGGATGGACCCGCTGCCCACCCCCGGCGAGGTACTCGCCGCACTGCCCCTGCCGGACGCCTCCGCCGCGCTGGTGGCCCGGACCCGCGCCGAGACTGCGCAGGTGCTGCGCGGTGAGGACGACCGCCTGCTGGTGGTCGTCGGCCCGTGCAGCGTGCACGACCCGGCCGCTGCGATCGAGTACGCCCACCGGCTCGCCGGCGCGGCTCAGCGGCACGCCGAGGACCTGCTGATCGTCATGCGGGTCTACTTCGAGAAGCCGCGCACCACCACTGGCTGGAAAGGTCTGATCAATGACCCGGGCCTGGACGGCAGCTACGACATCCCGCGCGGCCTGCGGCTGGCCCGGCAGGTGCTGCTGGACGTGCTCGCCGCCGGGGTGCCGGCGGGGTGTGAGTTCCTCGAGACCACCTCCCCGCAGTACATCTCCGACACCGTCAGCTACGGCGCGATCGGCGCGCGCACGGTCGAGTCCCAGGTGCACCGCCAGCTCGCCTCCGGGCTGTCGATGCCGGTGGGCTTCAAGAACTCCTCCGACGGCGACCTCCAGGTGGCCGTGGACGCATCCGTGGCCGCGGCCTCACCCCAGGCATTCCTGGGCGTGGACGCGCAGGGGCGGGCCGCCCTGGTGGAGACCGCCGGCAACCCGGAGTCGCACGTGATCCTGCGGGGCGGGCGGCGCGGTCCGAACTACGGCGCGGAGCACGTGCGCGACGCGGCCGGCCGGTTGGGGCGCGTCGGGCGCTCGGGTGTGGTGGTCGACGCCAGCCACGGCAACTCCGGCAAGGACCACGTGCGCCAGGCGCAGGTGGCCACGGAGATCGCGGGTGCCGTCGCGGCGGGGGAGCGTGACGTGGCCGGGGTGATGCTGGAGAGCTTCCTCGTCGAAGGGCGCCAGGAGCCAGCGCCGTCGGGGCTGACCTACGGGCAGTCGGTGACCGATGCCTGCATGTCCTGGGAGGTGACCGAGGGTGTGCTGGCCGAGCTCGCGGCGGCCGCTCGGGCGCGCCGGGCGGGCTCGATCAGCGGATGA
- a CDS encoding NUDIX hydrolase, whose translation MPVPDFVLELRRHVGTAPLWLSGVSAVVLDPAGRVLLGRRADTGRWAVISGILDPGEQPAVAAIREVAEETGVRAEVEALVSVISGQELTYPNGDRASYLDLTFRCRYLDGAAHVGDDESLEVGWFAPEALPADLQQTSRERIADALAHDPATGPRFIR comes from the coding sequence ATGCCGGTCCCCGACTTCGTGCTCGAGCTGCGGCGCCATGTGGGCACGGCACCCCTGTGGCTCTCCGGCGTCAGCGCCGTGGTGCTCGATCCCGCCGGCCGCGTCCTGCTGGGCCGGCGCGCCGACACCGGGCGGTGGGCGGTGATCAGCGGCATCCTCGACCCCGGTGAGCAGCCCGCGGTCGCCGCGATCCGCGAGGTGGCCGAGGAGACCGGCGTGCGCGCCGAGGTGGAGGCGCTGGTCTCGGTGATCAGCGGGCAGGAGCTCACCTATCCCAACGGTGACCGCGCGAGCTACCTCGACCTGACGTTCCGTTGCCGCTACCTCGACGGCGCCGCGCACGTGGGCGACGACGAGTCCCTCGAGGTCGGCTGGTTCGCACCGGAGGCCCTACCCGCGGATCTGCAGCAGACCTCCCGTGAGCGCATCGCCGACGCGCTCGCCCACGACCCGGCGACCGGGCCACGGTTCATCCGCTGA
- a CDS encoding uracil-xanthine permease family protein produces MGSWTLYRDGKTIAPGEVVAPGQRLSWPRTLGIGAQHVVAMFGATFLVPLLTGFPPATTLFFSAIGTVGFLLITRGRVPSYLGSSFAFIAPIGAATASQGMASALGGVLVVGLLLAAVGLVVHLAGARWIDVVMPPIVTGTIVALIGLNLAPAAWDNVQQAPVTAVVTIAAIVLITVLFRGLLGRLAILLGVAVGYAVAVLRGEVVFEQVADAGWLGLPQFTAPQFDLAVMGLFVPVVLVLIAENVGHVKSVAAMTGENLDDVMGRALLADGVATTLAGAGGGSGTTTYAENIGVMAATKVYSTAAYWVAAGFALLLSLSPKFGELVATVPVGVLGGAGTVLYGMIGILGARIWVQNKVDFSDPVNLTTAGIALVVGIANFTWVAGQMTFEGIALGTAAALGIYHLMRVISRWRGTSAEPASPASVTTQK; encoded by the coding sequence GTGGGCAGCTGGACCCTGTACCGGGACGGAAAGACCATCGCACCGGGGGAGGTGGTGGCGCCGGGACAACGACTGAGCTGGCCGCGCACCCTCGGCATCGGTGCCCAGCACGTGGTGGCGATGTTCGGCGCCACCTTCCTGGTGCCGTTGCTCACCGGCTTCCCCCCGGCGACCACGCTGTTCTTCTCCGCGATCGGTACGGTCGGTTTCCTGCTTATCACCCGCGGCCGGGTGCCCAGCTATCTGGGCTCCTCGTTCGCCTTCATCGCCCCGATCGGCGCGGCGACCGCCTCGCAGGGCATGGCCTCGGCCCTCGGCGGCGTGCTGGTGGTGGGTCTGCTGCTCGCCGCGGTCGGCCTGGTGGTGCACCTGGCCGGGGCGCGATGGATCGACGTGGTGATGCCGCCGATCGTCACCGGAACGATCGTGGCGCTGATCGGGCTGAACCTGGCGCCGGCGGCGTGGGACAACGTCCAGCAGGCGCCCGTGACCGCGGTGGTCACCATCGCCGCGATCGTGCTGATCACCGTGCTCTTCCGAGGGCTGCTGGGCCGGTTGGCGATCCTGCTGGGTGTGGCGGTGGGCTACGCCGTCGCCGTCCTGCGCGGGGAGGTCGTGTTCGAGCAGGTCGCCGACGCCGGCTGGCTCGGCCTGCCGCAGTTCACCGCTCCCCAGTTCGACCTCGCGGTCATGGGGTTGTTCGTTCCGGTGGTGCTGGTGCTGATCGCGGAGAACGTCGGGCATGTGAAGTCGGTGGCCGCGATGACCGGGGAGAATCTGGACGACGTCATGGGCCGCGCGCTGCTGGCCGACGGTGTCGCGACCACGCTGGCCGGCGCCGGCGGCGGATCGGGGACGACCACCTACGCCGAGAACATCGGGGTGATGGCCGCGACGAAGGTCTACTCGACGGCTGCCTACTGGGTGGCGGCCGGTTTCGCGCTGCTGCTGAGCCTGTCGCCGAAGTTCGGTGAGCTGGTGGCCACCGTGCCGGTCGGTGTGCTCGGCGGGGCCGGCACCGTGCTCTACGGCATGATCGGGATCCTGGGTGCGCGCATCTGGGTGCAGAACAAGGTGGACTTCTCCGACCCGGTGAACCTGACGACCGCGGGGATCGCGCTCGTGGTCGGTATCGCGAACTTCACCTGGGTGGCCGGGCAGATGACTTTCGAAGGCATCGCCCTGGGGACCGCCGCCGCGCTCGGGATCTACCACCTGATGCGCGTGATCTCCCGGTGGCGGGGCACCAGCGCGGAGCCGGCCAGCCCGGCCTCGGTCACGACGCAGAAGTAG
- a CDS encoding metallophosphoesterase: protein MLSSGHARPGLSTVGRWAGGLTALGAGALAWSLLEAKAYTVREVTAPVLAAGSPDLRILHISDLHLLPRQRRTVSWLRGLAAWEPDLVINTGDNMAHRDALPTVLRALEPLLERPGAFVLGSNDYYAPTPKNPARYLLPDPRRQDDAPSPEDLPARELSLAFAAAGWRDLTNRRDGIDLGSHRIALVGVDDPHLDRDRMPDPHGPSGGADRSPTLRLGVAHAPYRRVLDAMHADGCDLILAGHTHGGQLCIPGYGALVTNCDLDTSRASGLSGWPGAAGSVGSSSLHVSNGIGTSPYTPVRFACRPSVTVLTLTAN from the coding sequence ATGCTGAGTTCCGGGCACGCCCGTCCGGGCCTGTCGACCGTCGGGCGATGGGCGGGCGGCCTCACCGCCCTGGGCGCCGGTGCACTCGCCTGGTCTCTCCTCGAGGCCAAGGCCTACACCGTGCGTGAGGTCACCGCGCCCGTCCTTGCCGCGGGCTCACCGGACCTGCGCATCCTGCACATCTCCGATCTGCACCTGCTGCCCCGGCAGCGGCGCACGGTCAGCTGGCTGCGCGGCCTGGCGGCCTGGGAGCCGGACCTGGTCATCAACACCGGTGACAACATGGCCCACCGTGATGCACTACCGACGGTACTGCGGGCGCTGGAGCCGCTGCTGGAACGCCCCGGGGCGTTCGTGCTGGGGTCCAACGACTACTACGCCCCCACGCCCAAGAACCCCGCTCGTTACCTGCTCCCCGATCCGCGGCGCCAGGACGACGCGCCCTCGCCCGAGGATCTCCCGGCACGCGAGCTCAGCCTCGCCTTCGCGGCGGCCGGATGGCGGGACCTGACCAACCGCAGGGACGGCATCGACCTCGGCAGCCACCGCATCGCGCTGGTGGGCGTGGACGACCCGCACCTGGACCGCGACCGCATGCCCGACCCACACGGCCCGTCCGGTGGCGCAGACCGCTCCCCCACCCTCCGACTCGGCGTCGCCCACGCGCCCTATCGGCGCGTCCTCGATGCCATGCACGCCGACGGCTGCGATCTGATCCTGGCCGGCCACACCCACGGCGGCCAGTTGTGCATCCCCGGCTACGGCGCCCTGGTGACGAACTGCGACCTCGACACGAGCAGGGCAAGCGGCCTGAGTGGCTGGCCGGGTGCCGCCGGCTCTGTCGGGTCCTCATCCCTCCACGTGAGCAACGGCATCGGGACCAGCCCGTACACCCCGGTGCGGTTCGCCTGCCGGCCCAGCGTGACCGTGCTGACGCTCACCGCGAACTGA
- a CDS encoding penicillin-binding protein, whose product MASPSGSTSRTVNVAQLVSMFLAFLMVAGVGGVLSAGFIMPAVATVGATTDAASQMFDELPTELGSEELSEQTVIQASDGSVLARFYLENRIVRPLDQISENMQTAVIAVEDRRFYEHSGVDPEGLMRAAVQNLVSPDTQGGSTLTQQYVKNVLIEAGRRAEDADAITAATAATLGRKLREAKLAISLEQHRSKDQILEGYLNIAQFGPSQYGVEAASRYFFGHSAAELTIGEAALLAGQTQSPAAHNPVVNPENGQNRRDTVLGLMLRQGEITQEEHDEAVAVPVEEMLDPTPTPNGCDAGISTYFCDYVRSEILSSPEFGETQADRYQLLVRGGLTIRTTLDPDMQQQAYDALVANIPVDDSSGVATATSTVEPGTGRILAMAQNTPYGAPSDENPRATQVNYNADNSHGGSNGFQTGSAFKAFVLTQWLIDGNSLSERVDGSRNQSFPRSDWNSCLPQFLPLPSDPYEPQNLEGVGTGPMTVLEATRQSVNTAYVNMSSQLNQCDIADTVQRMGFHHATVDPGEPYIDPETGEPFGDYSMAIRPSMALGVNEVAPLTMAAAFATYASGGEYCTPVAIESVVNADGEELEVPEAECDQVLEPRIANAMNYALQEVAGPGGTGANARLSDRPIAGKTGTANEDTAAWFVGYIPQLATAVWVGHSEGSESLFNETINGVQRQYWYGGNIAAPIWQDYMSQAVNGMPVETFEEADDREILGERRSVPNVVGMNAGAAADALEDAGFRARTSATIYSDSVPAGNVAGTSPGAGSQLRPGSSVGLLISEGRQPEPEPEPDQDDDDNGGGSDDNSDDDDD is encoded by the coding sequence ATGGCTTCTCCCTCCGGGTCGACCTCCCGCACCGTCAACGTGGCGCAGCTGGTCTCGATGTTCCTGGCCTTCCTCATGGTGGCCGGCGTCGGTGGCGTGCTCTCGGCCGGCTTCATCATGCCCGCGGTGGCGACCGTGGGCGCGACGACGGATGCGGCCTCCCAGATGTTCGACGAACTGCCCACCGAGCTCGGCAGCGAGGAGCTCTCCGAGCAGACGGTCATCCAGGCCAGCGACGGCTCGGTGCTGGCCCGGTTCTACCTGGAGAACCGGATCGTGCGGCCGCTGGACCAGATCTCGGAGAACATGCAGACAGCCGTGATCGCGGTGGAGGACCGCCGGTTCTACGAGCACAGCGGCGTCGACCCCGAGGGTCTGATGCGCGCGGCGGTGCAGAACCTGGTCAGCCCGGACACCCAGGGCGGCTCCACCCTCACGCAGCAGTACGTGAAGAACGTGCTGATCGAGGCCGGACGGCGCGCCGAGGACGCCGACGCCATCACGGCGGCGACCGCCGCGACGCTGGGCCGCAAGCTGCGCGAGGCGAAGCTGGCGATCTCGCTGGAACAGCACCGCAGCAAGGATCAGATCCTCGAGGGCTACCTCAATATCGCCCAGTTCGGACCGTCGCAGTACGGGGTGGAGGCGGCCTCGCGCTACTTCTTCGGACACAGCGCCGCCGAGCTGACGATCGGGGAGGCGGCGCTGCTGGCGGGTCAGACACAGAGCCCGGCCGCGCACAACCCGGTGGTCAACCCGGAGAACGGTCAGAACCGTCGCGACACGGTGCTGGGCCTGATGCTGCGGCAGGGCGAGATCACCCAGGAGGAGCACGACGAAGCAGTCGCGGTCCCGGTCGAGGAGATGCTCGACCCGACGCCGACGCCCAACGGCTGCGACGCCGGTATCAGCACCTACTTCTGCGACTACGTCCGCTCCGAGATCCTCTCCAGCCCCGAATTCGGCGAGACGCAGGCCGACCGCTACCAGCTGCTGGTGCGCGGCGGACTCACCATCCGCACCACCCTCGACCCGGACATGCAGCAGCAGGCCTACGACGCGCTCGTGGCGAACATCCCGGTGGACGACTCCTCGGGCGTGGCCACCGCCACCTCAACCGTGGAGCCCGGCACCGGCCGGATCCTGGCCATGGCACAGAACACCCCGTACGGAGCGCCCTCGGACGAGAATCCACGGGCGACGCAGGTCAACTACAACGCCGACAACTCCCACGGTGGCTCGAACGGCTTCCAGACCGGGTCGGCGTTCAAGGCGTTCGTGCTCACGCAGTGGCTGATCGACGGGAATTCCCTCAGCGAACGGGTCGACGGCTCCCGCAACCAGTCCTTCCCGCGCTCGGATTGGAACTCCTGCCTGCCGCAATTCCTGCCGTTACCCAGCGACCCCTACGAGCCGCAGAACCTCGAAGGCGTCGGCACCGGGCCGATGACAGTCCTGGAGGCGACACGGCAGTCGGTCAACACTGCTTATGTCAACATGTCGAGCCAGCTCAACCAGTGCGACATCGCCGACACCGTGCAGCGGATGGGCTTCCATCACGCCACCGTCGACCCGGGCGAGCCGTACATCGATCCCGAAACCGGCGAGCCGTTCGGCGACTACTCGATGGCGATCAGGCCGTCGATGGCGCTCGGCGTCAACGAGGTGGCCCCCCTGACGATGGCCGCGGCGTTCGCCACCTACGCCTCCGGCGGGGAGTACTGCACGCCGGTCGCGATCGAAAGCGTCGTGAACGCCGATGGTGAGGAGCTGGAGGTCCCCGAGGCCGAGTGCGATCAGGTGCTCGAACCGCGGATCGCCAACGCGATGAACTACGCCCTGCAGGAAGTTGCCGGCCCGGGCGGGACGGGTGCGAACGCGCGACTCTCGGATCGACCGATCGCGGGCAAGACCGGGACCGCGAATGAGGACACGGCCGCCTGGTTCGTGGGCTACATCCCCCAGCTCGCCACCGCCGTCTGGGTCGGCCACTCCGAGGGCAGCGAGTCGCTGTTCAACGAGACCATCAACGGCGTGCAGCGCCAGTACTGGTACGGCGGCAATATCGCGGCGCCCATCTGGCAGGACTACATGTCTCAGGCCGTCAACGGCATGCCCGTCGAGACCTTCGAGGAAGCCGACGACCGCGAGATCCTCGGCGAGCGGCGTTCCGTGCCGAACGTGGTGGGCATGAATGCCGGCGCAGCAGCCGACGCGCTGGAGGATGCGGGCTTCAGGGCGCGCACCAGCGCGACCATCTACAGCGATAGTGTCCCCGCCGGCAACGTCGCCGGGACCAGCCCCGGCGCCGGTTCGCAGTTGCGACCCGGTTCGTCCGTCGGGCTGCTGATCAGCGAGGGCCGTCAACCCGAGCCAGAGCCGGAGCCGGACCAGGACGATGACGACAACGGCGGCGGATCGGACGACAACTCCGACGACGACGACGACTAG
- a CDS encoding WhiB family transcriptional regulator, translating to MSTNVDEDWTLRAACATRSPDELFVQGAAQRQAREICFRCPVRLECLVDALDNRIQFGVWGGMTERERRALLRNEPDVQSWWATLGELDAAELDEFVGVRRIRRSSRAVGARP from the coding sequence ATGAGTACCAACGTCGACGAAGACTGGACACTCCGGGCAGCGTGCGCGACCCGCTCACCGGATGAGCTGTTCGTCCAGGGCGCCGCGCAACGACAGGCGCGTGAGATCTGCTTCCGCTGTCCGGTGCGGCTGGAGTGCCTCGTGGACGCGCTGGACAACCGGATCCAGTTCGGGGTCTGGGGTGGCATGACTGAGCGCGAGCGCCGTGCGCTGCTGCGCAACGAACCGGACGTGCAGTCCTGGTGGGCGACCCTGGGTGAGCTCGACGCCGCCGAACTCGACGAGTTCGTCGGCGTCCGCCGCATCCGCCGCAGCTCACGAGCGGTGGGTGCACGCCCCTGA
- a CDS encoding DUF4177 domain-containing protein, with the protein MTRWEYATVPLIIHATKQILDQWGEDGWELVQVIQGPDSGLVAYLKREKQ; encoded by the coding sequence ATGACACGCTGGGAGTACGCGACCGTTCCATTGATCATCCACGCCACCAAGCAGATCCTCGACCAGTGGGGCGAGGACGGCTGGGAGCTCGTCCAGGTCATCCAGGGCCCGGACAGCGGCCTGGTGGCCTACCTCAAGCGCGAGAAGCAGTGA
- a CDS encoding RidA family protein, with product MTPSQRLAALGIELPDVVPPVASYTPAVRQGQVVYTAGQLPLVEGELLHTGKVGEGEGLVSEADAKAAARAAALNAVAAAASVAGGIDHISGVVKVVGFVASEATFTGQPRVINGASDLLQEIFGDAGVHARSAVGVAVLPMDAPVEVELIVEVGA from the coding sequence GTGACGCCCTCGCAACGCCTCGCCGCGCTCGGCATCGAGCTGCCCGACGTCGTCCCGCCGGTGGCCTCCTACACCCCGGCGGTCCGCCAGGGGCAGGTCGTCTACACCGCCGGCCAGCTGCCGCTGGTGGAGGGCGAGCTACTGCACACCGGCAAGGTCGGCGAGGGTGAGGGCCTGGTCAGCGAGGCCGACGCGAAGGCCGCCGCGCGGGCGGCGGCCCTGAACGCCGTCGCCGCCGCTGCCTCCGTGGCCGGCGGCATCGACCACATCTCCGGAGTGGTCAAGGTCGTCGGCTTCGTGGCCTCCGAGGCGACCTTCACCGGCCAGCCGCGCGTCATCAACGGCGCCTCGGACCTGCTGCAGGAGATCTTTGGCGACGCGGGCGTGCACGCACGCTCCGCCGTCGGGGTCGCCGTGCTCCCGATGGACGCCCCGGTCGAGGTGGAACTGATCGTGGAGGTGGGTGCCTGA
- a CDS encoding Crp/Fnr family transcriptional regulator, which translates to MDEAVVRSAPLFAELSDESYRAVRERTAELTFRRGEEIFHEGSAGDRLFVLGSGKVKLGHMAPDGREHLLAILGPGEILGEVSLYDPGKRTATATALATTELVELSHQGLLQILDQRPEVSQHLLRSLALRLRQTNDKVSDLIFSDVPGRVSKALLDLGRRFGERIDGGLRVTHDLTQEELAQLVGATRETVNKALAEFSNRGWIQLQGRTVILVDLDRLTHRAR; encoded by the coding sequence ATGGACGAGGCCGTGGTCCGATCCGCCCCACTCTTCGCCGAACTGAGCGACGAGAGCTACCGCGCGGTCCGCGAGCGCACCGCCGAGCTCACGTTCCGCCGCGGCGAGGAGATCTTCCATGAGGGGTCCGCCGGCGACCGGCTGTTCGTCCTCGGCTCGGGGAAGGTCAAGCTCGGGCACATGGCTCCCGACGGGCGCGAGCACCTGCTCGCCATCCTCGGCCCCGGGGAGATCCTCGGTGAGGTCTCGCTGTACGACCCCGGCAAGCGCACCGCCACCGCGACCGCCCTAGCCACCACCGAGCTGGTCGAGCTGAGCCACCAGGGGCTGCTGCAGATCCTGGATCAGCGTCCCGAGGTCTCCCAGCACCTGCTGCGCTCGCTCGCGCTGCGGCTGCGCCAGACCAACGACAAAGTCTCCGACCTCATCTTCTCCGACGTGCCGGGCCGGGTGTCCAAGGCGCTGCTGGACCTGGGCCGCCGCTTCGGCGAACGGATCGACGGCGGTCTGCGCGTCACCCACGACCTCACCCAGGAGGAGCTCGCCCAGCTGGTGGGCGCCACCCGCGAGACGGTGAACAAGGCACTGGCGGAGTTCTCCAACCGTGGCTGGATCCAGCTGCAGGGCCGCACCGTGATCCTCGTCGACCTGGACCGGCTCACCCACCGGGCACGCTGA
- a CDS encoding alpha/beta fold hydrolase produces the protein MTPDPALVQQPGPWTHRMVAANGGRFHVAQAGADDGRAPLVVLLHAFPQLWWAWRSQIPALAEAGYRVAAMDLRGYGGSDKPPSRHDTPSMVADVRGVIGSLGASSAVVIGHGLGGQVAWSMPALAPDVTRAVGVLAAPHPVPLHTPMARVAPASTLKSLAKFQVPWFPERSFTHADGVARLLRAWGAPGWEPDGVDLYTQAMRLPFVAHSAMEQLRWSLRSTPRMDGQRYRSAVNTSIDVPVLSLSGTADPVFSESSFRRDGDYVRGAYSRVSVTGAGHWLPEEAPEQVGELLIEWLHRLK, from the coding sequence GTGACACCCGACCCGGCCCTCGTGCAGCAGCCCGGCCCCTGGACCCACCGGATGGTGGCCGCGAACGGCGGCCGCTTCCACGTGGCCCAGGCCGGCGCCGACGACGGCCGGGCGCCGCTGGTGGTGTTGCTGCACGCGTTCCCGCAGCTGTGGTGGGCATGGCGCTCGCAGATCCCGGCGCTCGCCGAAGCCGGCTACCGGGTGGCGGCGATGGACCTGCGAGGCTACGGCGGCTCCGACAAGCCGCCCTCGCGGCACGACACCCCCTCGATGGTGGCGGACGTACGCGGGGTGATCGGCTCGCTCGGGGCGAGCTCCGCCGTCGTGATCGGGCACGGCCTGGGCGGGCAGGTGGCCTGGTCGATGCCGGCACTCGCGCCGGACGTGACCCGCGCCGTCGGGGTGCTCGCAGCCCCGCATCCCGTACCCCTGCACACCCCGATGGCACGGGTGGCGCCGGCGTCCACGCTGAAGTCGCTGGCGAAGTTCCAGGTGCCCTGGTTCCCCGAGCGCTCCTTCACCCACGCCGACGGCGTCGCCCGCCTCCTGCGCGCTTGGGGCGCCCCCGGCTGGGAGCCCGACGGCGTGGACCTGTACACCCAGGCGATGCGGCTGCCGTTCGTGGCGCACAGCGCGATGGAGCAGTTGCGCTGGTCGCTGCGCTCGACCCCGAGGATGGACGGGCAGCGCTACCGCTCGGCCGTGAACACATCGATCGACGTGCCGGTGCTCTCCCTGAGCGGCACCGCCGACCCGGTGTTCTCGGAGTCGTCCTTCCGGCGGGACGGCGACTACGTCCGCGGCGCATACTCCCGGGTGAGCGTGACCGGGGCCGGGCACTGGCTGCCGGAGGAGGCACCGGAGCAGGTCGGTGAGCTGCTGATCGAGTGGCTGCACCGGCTGAAGTGA